The Desulfobacterales bacterium DNA window CTTTTCTATCCTTATGTTGCAGAGTAATAAAAAACGACTGTTTCGTAGCTCTTCGAAACAAGAAATAATGAAGGAAGGAAGAATAAAAAAGATGATCAGTCAAAAAGAGATGGACGAAATTATTGAAAAAAAGGAATCCTTGCCCGAAAAAATTCTTTCTGTTCGTAACCGGTGCGAGGCTCTCGGAGTTGAGCTTATCACATATTGCATTGAGCGCTCCTTGAAAGAGCAGGCAATTATCTACAGAAGCACTCGTGGGATAAGCGAGATTAAACGCAAGGCCATGGACCTTGATGCCAGGGGCTTTGACTTTCTTGCGAAGGTCCTGATTGATGTGGGGCCGCAAAATGGGCGGCTCGGAAAACACATCACATGGGCTGGCCCGGGAGAGAGCTATCACAACTATGGTTTGGCGTTCGATTCTGCCGTTATGGTAGGCGGAAAGATCGACTGGTCGATGCGCCGGCCGGACCTGTGGAAAATATATGGAGAGGTCGCTGTGGCCGAAGGCCTCGAATGGGCCGGCAACTGGCCGGGGAGCAAAGTAGAATATCCGCACTGCCAGCTTGCTCAATGGAAGGGAAGCCCGTTGAAACTCCTGTCTCCTGAACAGACCAAAAAATTGATTGACGATATGGAGGTTTGATATGCCTGCAAATAGTTTCGCAACGGATCTGGACGGCTGCCTGGTGGATTTCTGGGGCTTATGCTCACGAATGATTTTAGAAAGGACTGGCATAGACGCCAGTGAGACTCACGAATAGAACCCATCTTTGTTGAAGATTACCTCGATACCGCAATTGCGCTCATGAAATAGGATGTTTTCGTTTTCTTGGTAGATAAGCCATGGAACGTGAGCACGGATACGGATAACAAATTTTCAGGGCAATTCCGGAGAATCGACAGCGTTAAAGATTTGGTCGTTAAGCACACTGATTGGCAAACGTATTTCAAACAGGCGAATTTATAACAGGCAAAAGGGAAGGAAGATGGACGATTGTGATGTGGCTGACAAATTCATAAACCTTCAAAGCAGCACCGGCGTGAAGGCAATTCAGAATGAACTTGGCCGGCCCGGGACGACTGATTGCGAAAATTGTGGCGAACCGATCCCTGAAAAGCGAAGAAGGGCGATGCCGAGTTGTCGGCTGTGTATTGACTGCCAGCGCGATCTTGAAAAAATGTGTTGATTATTCGTATCGGTTTATTTTTAATGTAAAAAATCAATAACATAATATATATTAAGTTAAAA harbors:
- a CDS encoding M15 family metallopeptidase; amino-acid sequence: MISQKEMDEIIEKKESLPEKILSVRNRCEALGVELITYCIERSLKEQAIIYRSTRGISEIKRKAMDLDARGFDFLAKVLIDVGPQNGRLGKHITWAGPGESYHNYGLAFDSAVMVGGKIDWSMRRPDLWKIYGEVAVAEGLEWAGNWPGSKVEYPHCQLAQWKGSPLKLLSPEQTKKLIDDMEV
- a CDS encoding TraR/DksA C4-type zinc finger protein; translated protein: MDDCDVADKFINLQSSTGVKAIQNELGRPGTTDCENCGEPIPEKRRRAMPSCRLCIDCQRDLEKMC